The Phyllopteryx taeniolatus isolate TA_2022b chromosome 17, UOR_Ptae_1.2, whole genome shotgun sequence genome window below encodes:
- the sod1 gene encoding superoxide dismutase [Cu-Zn], whose translation MVLKAVCVLKGAGETTGTVYFEQESDSSPVKLTGEIKGLTPGEHGFHVHAFGDNTNGCISAGPHFNPFNKSHAGPKDADRHVGDLGNVTAGADNVAKINIIDSAISLTGQYAIIGRTMVIHEKADDLGRGGNEESLKTGNAGGRLACGVIGITQ comes from the exons ATGGTGCTTAAAGCTGTTTGTGTGCTGAAAGGAGCCGGCGAAACCACCGGGACGGTGTACTTCGAACAGGAG AGCGACTCCAGCCCGGTGAAGCTGACTGGAGAAATCAAAGGCCTCACTCCAGGCGAGCATGGCTTCCACGTCCACGCCTTTGGAGACAACACTAACG GGTGTATCAGTGCAGGCCCTCACTTCAACCCGTTCAACAAATCTCACGCTGGTCCAAAGGATGCAGACAG GCATGTCGGCGACCTGGGCAACGTGACCGCAGGTGCTGATAACGTAGCCAAAATTAACATCATAGACAGTGCAATCTCCCTCACCGGCCAGTACGCTATCATTGGCAGAACCATGGTG ATCCACGAGAAGGCCGATGACCTGGGCAGAGGCGGTAACGAAGAGAGCTTAAAGACTGGCAACGCTGGCGGACGGCTGGCTTGTGGTGTCATAGGCATCACCCAGTAA
- the scaf4a gene encoding SR-related and CTD-associated factor 4 has protein sequence MDAVNAFNQELFSLMDSKPPISRAKMISITKSAIKAMKLYKHVVQIVEKFIKKCKSEYKVAGLYVVDSIVRQSRHQFGADKDVFGPRFTKNIVGTFENLCLCPLEDRSKLVRVLNLWQKNGVFKSNVIQPLLDMAAGTSSGPAPHAGSCPAAYAEDPASSPPTPTKDQAAAAPSAPPQKQDPFTTVAQLFQSTQGQQLQQMLQNFQQQPVQAEPTPQPPPAPHSDTSSVSPVFSNVLTHPSQAAQQKTAFDKTLLDRFDYDDEPEGGDYAKDNVSQAFDSMQPPQALQPPVMSMTQDFSQQGPLPPNGQLPSYGLMPGQGFTGMIPQMGHVPPGQPFPGSVGHPGFPGVYPPPPPHSAQQQQDSTVDADRSSMRDGRHGQTSRSGSRSPKRRRSRSNSRTRRSRHRRSRSRDRRHHSPRSRSQERRDRERERERRQKGLPPPKNETLSICSTTLWVGQLDKRTQQQDVACLLEEFGQIDSINMIPPRGCAYIVMIHRQDAFRALQKLSRGSSKVNQKAIKIAWALNKGIKADLKQFWDVELGVTYVPWSKVREEQLEELKEGGILDLDTLSPEWSTVKKALENPEELTHNGGDDSQQPEDAHVLAPLPPTQVPPMQQPMLGMGSVPPPGFPTPMGMPPPSFPPGMPPPPFIRPGFNPMQMPPGFPPPGAMPLSMPPPPSKGEDMPLVSRKHDELLDAPNFYNNQMGAMCNQVGIPPGGSIQPPTGGLLGARPGLIPLQRPPGPPLLHAQRFPLPPVPPPMVPRGPHHPPLMRHDAPPPKGTFAIPHTMRPPFPPHGPPPQGPPLPPFLRPGAPRAVEDEEVRPFRAERPGFRERDREPERERGFSGAARRPFGGDRSDARDRLDGGGWDRDRRDWRDRGEWENGSREAREKGKEGERPKRRERTTRWDRNDRLAELENMDKLRTPDAIAEAPQKTDESAPPAAESPGAPPPPVEAKQEAVS, from the exons ATGGACGCCGTCAACGCCTTCAACCAGGAG TTATTCTCCTTGATGGACTCTAAGCCGCCAATATCTCGCGCCAAGATGATCTCCATCACCAAGTCGGCCATTAAGGCTATGAAA CTCTACAAGCACGTGGTCCAGATTGTGGAGAAGTTCATTAAAAAG tgtAAGTCTGAGTACAAGGTGGCAGGCCTGTATGTGGTGGATTCCATCGTCCGCCAGTCGAGGCACCAGTTTGGCGCTGACAAGGATGTGTTTGGACCCCGCTTCACCAAAAACATTGTGGGCACCTTTGAGAACCTTTGCCTCTGCCCGCTGGAGGACAGA AGTAAGCTGGTGCGCGTACTGAACCTGTGGCAAAAGAACGGCGTATTCAAGAGCAACGTCATTCAGCCCCTCCTGGACATGGCCGCCGGCACCAGCAGCGGCCCGGCGCCTCACGCCGGCAGCTGCCCTGCGGCTTATGCAGAAGATCCAG CTTCCTCCCCGCCAACCCCAACCAAAGACCAGGCGGCCGCGGCACCCAGTGCGCCGCCGCAAAAGCAGGACCCCTTCACCACCGTGGCGCAGCTCTTCCAGTCCACGCAGGGTCAACAG CTCCAGCAGATGCTTCAGAACTTCCAGCAGCAGCCTGTGCAAGCAGAACCCACCCCTCAGCCTCCACCCGCACCCCACTCCGACACCTCAAGCGTCTCTCCCGTTTTCAGCAATGTCCTCACACATCCTTCCCAGGCCGCCCAGCAGAAGACGGCATTTGACAAG ACATTATTGGATCGTTTTGACTACGACGACGAACCTGAAGGCGGAGACTACGCCAAGGACAATGTCTCACAGGCCTT TGACAGTATGCAGCCGCCTCAAGCCTTGCAGCCACCTGTGATGAGCATGACTCAGGACTTCTCACAGCAG GGTCCTCTCCCTCCCAACGGCCAGCTCCCGTCTTATGGACTAATGCCAGGACAAGGCTTCACAGGAATGATACCTCAGATGGGGCACGTTCCACCGGGCCAACCCTTCCCTGGTTCTGTGGGACATCCTGGATTCCCAGGAGtttatcctcctcctcctcctcactcgGCCCAGCAACAGCAG GATTCAACAGTTGATGCAGACCGGTCCTCCATGAGGGATGGCAGACATGGTCAAACGTCACGATCAGGCTCCAG GTCCCCGAAAAGGAGGCGATCGCGGTCCAATTCCCGCACGCGTCGTTCCCGTCACCGGCGCTCACGCTCGCGGGACCGACGCCACCATTCCCCGCGCTCTCGCTCGCAGGAACGCCGGGACAGGGAACGTGAACGGGAGCGGCGACAAAAAGGTCTCCCGCCGCCCAAAAATGAGACGCTGAGCA TCTGCAGTACAACTCTATGGGTGGGCCAGCTGGACAAGAGGACTCAGCAGCAGGATGTGGCGTGTTTGCTGGAGGAGTTTGGACAGATCGACTCCATCAAC ATGATTCCTCCACGAGGCTGTGCCTACATCGTCATGATCCACCGACAGGACGCCTTCAGGGCCCTGCAGAAGCTCAGTCGAGGCTCCTCCAAAGTCAACCAAAAAGCCATCAAG ATAGCATGGGCTCTGAACAAAGGCATCAAGGCTGATTTGAAGCAGTTCTGGGACGTGGAGCTTGGTGTCACCTATGTGCCCTGGTCCAAAGTCAGggaggagcagctggaggagctCAAGGAAGGAGGAATCCTGGATTTGGACACTTTATCGCCAG AGTGGAGCACTGTAAAGAAAGCTCTGGAGAACCCAGAGGAGCTCACCCACAACGGTGGAGATGATTCGCAGCAGCCCGAGGATGCCCACGTGTTGGCTCCGCTTCCTCCTACACAG GTTCCTCCGATGCAGCAGCCGATGCTCGGCATGGGCTCGGTGCCACCACCCGGTTTCCCCACTCCCATGGGCATGCCGCCACCTTCCTTCCCACCGGGCATGCCCCCACCACCATTCATTAGACCAGGCTTCAACCCGATGCAGATGCCTCCAG GTTTCCCCCCACCAGGGGCCATGCCTCTCTCCATGCCGCCGCCGCCCTCCAAAGGCGAAGACATGCCTCTGGTCAGCAGGAAACATGATGAGCTCCTGGACGCTCCAAACTTCTACAACAACCAGATGGGAGCCATGT GTAACCAGGTGGGCATCCCCCCAGGTGGCAGCATCCAGCCCCCGACAGGTGGTCTGCTGGGAGCCCGGCCCGGTTTGATCCCGCTGCAGCGCCCCCCGGGCCCTCCTCTGCTGCATGCACAGCGTTTCCCACTGCCGCCCGTCCCGCCTCCGATGGTGCCCAGAGGGCCCCACCACCCGCCCCTGATGCGCCACGACGCCCCTCCGCCCAAAGGAACCTTTGCGATACCCCACACCATGAGACCGCCCTTCCCGCCCCACGGACCGCCCCCTCAAGGTCCCCCCTTGCCTCCTTTCCTCAGACCCGGTGCCCCGCGTGCGGTCGAGGACGAGGAGGTCCGCCCTTTCCGGGCTGAACGCCCGGGATTCAGGGAGCGGGACCGCGAACCGGAGAGAGAGCGAGGATTCAGCGGTGCGGCGAGGCGCCCGTTTGGCGGTGACCGCTCAGACGCGAGGGACAGGCTGGACGGGGGCGGATGGGACCGAGACAGACGGGACTGGCGGGACCGGGGAGAGTGGGAGAACGGCAGCAGGGAAGCCCGGGAGAAAGGGAAAGAAGGGGAGCGGCCCAAGCGGCGGGAGAGAACCACCCGGTGGGACCGCAACGACCGCTTGGCCGAGCTGGAGAACATGGACAAGCTTCGGACCCCTGACGCCATCGCCGAAGCACCCCAAAAAACTGACGAGTCGGCGCCTCCTGCTGCCGAGTCCCCGGGGGCGCCGCCACCCCCCGTCGAAGCCAAACAGGAAGCTGTGTCGTAG